One window of the Nitrospirota bacterium genome contains the following:
- a CDS encoding GDP-mannose 4,6-dehydratase: protein MKNILITGGAGFIGSHLSEMLLKEGSRVICLDNFDTFYDPQIKRENIRTLHENRQFTLIEGDIRDLKLLADIFNANNIDVIVHIAARAGVRPSIKEPLLYYDVNERGTMNLLEMAKNHHIKKFIFASSSSVYGENKKVPFSEDDNVDFPISPYAATKKAGELISFTYHHLYGIPVCCLRFFTVYGPRQRPEMAIHKFTRLIYEGKEIPVYGDGTSRRDYTYIDDIIAGIMASLNTEFGYEIVNLGESKTIRLNELISLIEVNLKKKAVIEWLPEQPGDVPVTFADINKARKLLSYTPSVDIKEGVGRFAEWFLKREKGRK, encoded by the coding sequence TTGAAAAATATCCTTATTACAGGCGGTGCAGGATTCATAGGGTCTCATCTCAGTGAAATGCTCCTTAAGGAAGGTTCAAGGGTAATATGCCTTGACAACTTTGATACATTCTATGACCCTCAGATAAAGAGGGAAAATATCAGAACCCTTCATGAAAACAGACAGTTTACATTGATTGAAGGTGATATCAGGGATTTAAAACTCCTTGCCGATATATTCAACGCAAACAATATAGATGTTATAGTCCATATTGCTGCGCGTGCAGGGGTCAGGCCATCAATTAAAGAGCCTCTTTTGTATTACGATGTTAATGAAAGGGGTACGATGAACCTTCTTGAAATGGCAAAAAACCATCATATAAAGAAATTTATATTTGCATCATCATCATCAGTATATGGCGAAAATAAAAAAGTCCCGTTCAGTGAAGATGACAATGTGGATTTCCCGATATCTCCTTATGCTGCAACAAAGAAGGCAGGAGAGCTTATTTCTTTTACATATCATCACCTTTACGGGATACCCGTGTGCTGCCTCAGATTCTTCACTGTTTACGGACCCCGCCAGAGACCGGAGATGGCTATACACAAATTTACCAGGCTGATCTATGAGGGTAAAGAGATACCCGTGTATGGTGATGGGACATCGAGGCGGGACTACACATATATTGATGATATCATCGCGGGCATAATGGCATCTCTCAACACAGAATTTGGGTATGAGATTGTCAACCTTGGTGAGTCAAAGACCATTAGACTCAATGAGCTGATTTCGCTTATTGAAGTAAATTTAAAGAAGAAGGCTGTCATTGAATGGCTTCCTGAACAGCCAGGAGATGTGCCGGTTACATTTGCCGATATTAATAAGGCAAGGAAACTACTCAGTTATACCCCGTCTGTGGACATTAAGGAAGGTGTGGGCAGGTTTGCAGAATGGTTTTTAAAAAGGGAAAAAGGGAGGAAATGA
- a CDS encoding 1-deoxy-D-xylulose-5-phosphate synthase has product MKYLDTINSPQDLKKIPKEHLPQLAEEIRERLLEVVSRTGGHLASNLGVVELTIALHYILDTPEDMIVWDVGHQAYVHKMLTGRRSEFHTLRQHGGISGFPKMDESSYDSFNVGHAGTSVSAALGMVEARDKLGKSNKIVAVIGDGSMTAGMVFEGLNHTGDLKKDIIVILNDNEMSISRNVGAISSYLSKIITGSFYTKVKQETEFIIKNIPRIGEPMLKVAKKAEESVKGLVGPGTLFEELGFRYIGPIDGHRFDHLFPTLENIANLKGPVLVHVVTRKGKGYPPAENDPASFHGIPPFDIKTGKPLKKSVVPTYTKIFSQALTRLAEINDKIVAISAAMPEGTGLNAFAEKFPDRFYDVAIAEQHGVTFAAGLASGGYHPVVAIYSTFLQRSYDQIVHDVCLQNLPVTFAIDRAGVVGEDGPTHHGTFDINFLRHIPNIVIMSPKDEDELQHMLSASISYNGPSAVRYPRGAGVGVEMKQQFMPVEIGKGEIITDGSDVAIIALGNMVYPALDAARILKKNGIDAAVANARFAKPLDEEMILELANKCGYIVTVEDGTLAGGFGSAVMEALEKHGAADIHVKRIGLPDKFIEHGTIKELHQLYGLDADSIAKVVSFFIPRLVKWGKV; this is encoded by the coding sequence GTGAAATACCTCGACACAATAAACAGCCCTCAGGACCTTAAAAAAATACCCAAGGAACATCTTCCGCAGCTCGCAGAAGAGATTCGTGAGCGTTTGCTGGAAGTAGTCTCCCGTACAGGCGGGCATCTTGCTTCAAATCTTGGTGTTGTCGAGCTGACAATTGCCCTCCACTATATCCTCGATACCCCTGAAGACATGATTGTCTGGGACGTCGGCCATCAGGCATATGTTCACAAGATGTTAACCGGCCGCAGGAGCGAGTTTCATACACTCAGACAACATGGAGGCATAAGCGGTTTTCCAAAAATGGATGAAAGCAGCTATGACTCATTCAATGTCGGACATGCCGGGACATCCGTATCAGCGGCGCTTGGAATGGTTGAGGCTCGGGACAAACTGGGCAAATCCAACAAGATTGTAGCTGTGATAGGCGACGGGTCCATGACAGCCGGCATGGTATTTGAGGGGCTTAATCACACAGGTGACTTAAAGAAAGACATTATCGTCATCCTAAATGACAATGAGATGTCTATTTCCCGCAATGTCGGGGCCATATCATCCTATTTGAGCAAGATTATAACAGGATCATTTTACACAAAGGTCAAACAGGAAACAGAGTTTATTATAAAGAATATCCCCCGCATAGGAGAGCCTATGCTGAAGGTTGCGAAAAAAGCTGAAGAATCTGTAAAAGGACTGGTAGGTCCCGGGACATTATTCGAGGAACTTGGGTTTAGGTATATCGGCCCTATTGACGGACACAGATTTGATCACCTCTTCCCGACTCTTGAGAACATAGCGAATCTTAAGGGACCTGTTCTCGTGCACGTTGTCACAAGGAAGGGGAAGGGTTATCCTCCTGCAGAGAATGACCCGGCATCTTTCCACGGCATCCCGCCTTTTGATATTAAGACAGGGAAACCGTTGAAGAAATCTGTTGTCCCGACCTATACAAAAATATTCAGCCAGGCTTTGACAAGACTTGCTGAGATAAATGATAAAATAGTTGCGATATCAGCCGCCATGCCCGAGGGTACCGGACTTAATGCCTTTGCAGAGAAATTCCCGGACAGGTTCTACGATGTAGCCATTGCAGAACAACATGGGGTGACATTTGCCGCAGGATTGGCTTCAGGAGGATATCATCCTGTCGTTGCAATCTACTCTACATTCCTTCAACGCTCATATGACCAGATAGTTCACGACGTATGTCTTCAAAACCTCCCTGTGACATTTGCGATTGACAGGGCGGGTGTGGTCGGAGAAGACGGGCCTACACACCATGGGACATTTGACATAAACTTTCTGAGGCATATACCCAATATTGTGATAATGTCGCCCAAGGATGAAGATGAATTACAGCACATGCTTTCTGCATCAATCAGCTACAATGGCCCCTCTGCCGTCCGCTATCCGCGGGGGGCGGGTGTGGGGGTGGAAATGAAACAGCAGTTTATGCCCGTAGAAATCGGAAAGGGAGAGATTATTACGGATGGAAGTGATGTAGCCATAATTGCGCTGGGCAATATGGTCTATCCCGCATTAGATGCAGCCCGGATTCTTAAGAAGAATGGAATTGACGCTGCTGTTGCAAATGCAAGATTTGCAAAACCTCTTGACGAGGAAATGATTTTAGAGCTTGCAAATAAATGCGGTTATATCGTCACTGTAGAGGATGGCACCCTCGCAGGTGGATTTGGCAGCGCAGTCATGGAGGCCCTTGAGAAACACGGGGCAGCGGATATTCACGTAAAAAGGATTGGACTTCCTGACAAGTTTATCGAGCATGGCACTATAAAGGAATTACACCAGCTATATGGTCTTGATGCAGACAGCATTGCGAAGGTAGTATCTTTCTTCATCCCCCGTTTAGTAAAATGGGGGAAGGTGTGA
- a CDS encoding UDP-glucose/GDP-mannose dehydrogenase family protein, giving the protein MDIGVIGAGYVGLVTGTCFAEFGLNVTCVDMNEAKVNLLQKGVVPFYEPGLEELMRKNINEGRLQFSGNTADTIRKSDVIFIAVGTPSLEDGSADLSYVDSVAKTIAENLQSYKVIVTKSTVPVGTGERIRDIIKNINSNCEFDIVSNPEFLREGSAVEDFMRPDRIVIGSGSERAASIVRDLYRPLYIIETPFIMTDIETAEMIKYASNVFLAAKISFINEMANLCEKVGANVQVVAKAMGLDKRIGPKFLHAGPGFGGSCFPKDVRALLQIGESHGYDFKIARSVIEVNITQKNHMITRIEHALRGAGGKTLGVLGLSFKPNTNDIRESPAIHIIDGLVDIGANIRVFDPAAMDDAKAVLGNKVTYCNDAYDTATNADAIILITEWNQFRNLELERLRGLLKHPVFIDLRNVYEPDRMRKNGFDYYSVGRS; this is encoded by the coding sequence ATGGACATAGGCGTGATTGGCGCTGGGTATGTTGGTCTTGTTACAGGAACATGCTTTGCAGAGTTCGGATTGAACGTTACCTGCGTTGATATGAATGAGGCGAAGGTCAACCTCCTGCAAAAGGGGGTCGTACCTTTCTATGAACCCGGACTTGAAGAGCTGATGCGAAAGAATATCAACGAGGGCAGGCTGCAATTTTCGGGAAATACAGCGGATACTATAAGAAAATCAGATGTTATTTTCATTGCCGTTGGAACACCGTCACTTGAGGATGGCTCGGCTGACCTCTCTTACGTGGACTCTGTTGCAAAAACAATAGCAGAAAATCTTCAAAGTTACAAAGTAATAGTTACAAAGAGCACTGTGCCTGTGGGGACAGGCGAAAGAATAAGAGATATTATCAAAAATATAAACAGCAATTGTGAATTTGATATTGTATCCAACCCTGAGTTCCTTCGTGAGGGGTCTGCTGTCGAGGATTTTATGAGGCCTGACAGGATAGTTATAGGCTCCGGCAGTGAACGGGCAGCATCTATAGTCAGAGACCTCTACCGTCCCCTCTACATAATTGAGACTCCGTTTATTATGACCGACATAGAAACGGCAGAGATGATAAAGTACGCCTCAAACGTGTTTCTCGCAGCAAAGATATCATTCATCAACGAGATGGCCAACCTGTGTGAAAAGGTCGGAGCTAATGTCCAGGTGGTGGCAAAGGCAATGGGACTGGATAAAAGGATAGGCCCAAAGTTCCTTCATGCCGGACCAGGATTTGGGGGTTCATGCTTTCCAAAGGATGTCAGGGCGCTGCTGCAGATTGGTGAGAGCCACGGTTATGACTTCAAGATTGCACGCAGTGTAATTGAGGTCAATATAACACAGAAGAATCACATGATCACCAGGATCGAACATGCGCTCCGTGGAGCAGGAGGCAAGACACTCGGTGTACTTGGCCTTTCTTTCAAGCCAAATACAAATGATATCAGGGAATCGCCTGCCATTCATATTATAGATGGTCTTGTTGATATTGGCGCAAACATAAGAGTTTTTGATCCGGCTGCAATGGATGATGCAAAAGCCGTACTCGGAAATAAAGTCACTTATTGCAATGATGCCTATGATACAGCTACTAATGCTGATGCCATAATACTCATCACAGAATGGAATCAGTTCAGAAACCTTGAGTTGGAGAGATTAAGAGGTCTGTTGAAACATCCGGTATTTATAGATTTAAGGAATGTGTATGAACCTGATAGGATGAGGAAAAACGGGTTTGACTATTATTCAGTAGGGAGGAGCTGA
- a CDS encoding TlyA family RNA methyltransferase, with product MGEGVKERRLRLDVLLVERGLAETRQKALGVILSGSVYVDGTLTDKAGTLCNESAEISIRYQMPYVSRGGLKLEEAVRHFNLDLTGMTAMDIGASTGGFTDCLLQNGVKKVYAIDVGYGQLHWKLRDDPRVINLEKTHILKFDWAAVTEAIDIVTIDVSFISLTRILTSVWEHLSPPSLIVALVKPQFEVGKGEVGKGGIVRDTAKILSAVNKVIQFAEGIGFRIRGSAPSPIPGQKGNREYLVVMEK from the coding sequence ATGGGGGAAGGTGTGAAAGAGCGACGTCTGCGGCTTGACGTCCTCCTTGTTGAACGCGGACTTGCAGAAACAAGACAGAAGGCCCTGGGGGTCATACTCTCCGGCAGTGTGTACGTTGACGGCACCCTGACAGATAAGGCGGGCACTTTATGCAATGAGAGCGCTGAGATCAGCATCAGGTATCAGATGCCGTACGTCAGCCGGGGCGGACTTAAACTGGAAGAGGCTGTAAGGCATTTTAATCTGGATTTAACGGGTATGACGGCAATGGACATAGGCGCATCAACCGGGGGTTTTACAGACTGTTTATTACAAAATGGGGTTAAAAAGGTCTATGCCATTGACGTCGGCTACGGCCAATTGCACTGGAAGCTAAGGGACGACCCAAGGGTGATTAATCTGGAAAAGACCCATATACTTAAGTTTGACTGGGCAGCCGTTACAGAAGCAATTGATATAGTTACTATTGACGTATCGTTTATTTCTCTTACAAGGATTTTGACATCCGTATGGGAGCATCTTTCTCCTCCCTCTTTGATTGTTGCGCTTGTCAAGCCTCAGTTTGAGGTTGGAAAGGGAGAGGTCGGGAAAGGGGGTATCGTAAGGGATACCGCCAAAATATTGAGCGCCGTAAATAAAGTCATTCAGTTTGCCGAAGGGATTGGGTTCAGGATCAGGGGGAGCGCCCCCTCCCCTATCCCCGGCCAAAAGGGGAACAGGGAATATCTGGTGGTAATGGAGAAATGA
- a CDS encoding polyprenyl synthetase family protein translates to MITVKTKDKSILSSYLQSNKEIIDGYLLRLSGIPGNIPHTLYNSMHYSLAAGGKRIRPILAIASCEAVGGRIEDVIPAAVAIEMIHTYSLIHDDLPSMDNDDLRRGKPANHKVFGEATAILAGDGLLTMAFEILSGADNVEANKHADRRLRIIHEIAAAAGPEGMVGGQQLDMENEGTIMDIRELEELHRRKTGALILAAIRAGGISGGATETQLQALTDYGAKTGLAFQIADDILDVEGIEQEVGKSLGKDARQNKSTYPAITGLAESKILAEKLINEALAALDSFDDKANHLRMIAGYIIARNS, encoded by the coding sequence ATGATAACAGTGAAAACGAAGGATAAGTCTATCCTTAGCTCATACCTCCAGTCAAACAAGGAGATAATAGACGGATACCTTCTGAGACTTTCGGGCATCCCCGGGAATATACCCCATACATTGTATAATTCAATGCACTACAGCCTCGCTGCAGGCGGAAAGAGAATAAGGCCTATACTTGCAATAGCTTCATGTGAAGCAGTTGGCGGCAGGATAGAAGATGTTATACCTGCTGCTGTTGCCATAGAAATGATTCACACCTATTCTCTTATCCATGACGACCTCCCCTCTATGGACAATGATGACCTCAGGAGGGGGAAACCTGCGAACCACAAGGTCTTTGGTGAGGCAACCGCAATACTTGCCGGCGACGGCCTGCTGACTATGGCTTTTGAAATACTTTCCGGAGCAGATAATGTAGAGGCGAACAAACATGCAGACAGGCGTCTCCGGATCATACATGAAATTGCAGCCGCCGCAGGACCAGAAGGGATGGTCGGCGGGCAGCAGTTAGACATGGAAAACGAAGGAACGATTATGGATATCAGGGAACTCGAAGAACTACATCGCAGGAAGACCGGCGCCCTTATACTGGCGGCCATACGGGCAGGCGGAATTTCAGGTGGTGCAACTGAAACTCAACTGCAGGCGCTTACAGATTATGGCGCTAAGACCGGACTGGCATTTCAGATTGCAGATGATATCCTTGATGTGGAAGGTATTGAACAGGAAGTTGGCAAGTCATTAGGCAAGGATGCAAGACAAAACAAGAGCACATATCCGGCGATTACAGGATTGGCTGAATCAAAGATCCTGGCAGAAAAACTCATAAACGAGGCTCTGGCTGCCCTGGACTCTTTCGATGATAAGGCAAACCACCTCAGGATGATTGCCGGCTATATCATAGCAAGGAACAGTTGA
- a CDS encoding MFS transporter, protein MNKQHSLESKLCIPFPALRVRNYQLYFSGQLISLCGTWLQTVAQGWLVLQLTSSAFLLGLVAAASMLPSLLFSLLGGVMVDRFPKRKILLFTQTASMCFALILGVLTLLNIITVTEIVILAFLLGTVNAVDVPARQSFVIEMVGRDALASAIALNSGIFNAARVIGPGFAGILIALVGTGGTFIINGLSYIAVIIALLFIRIDNERAQVPEISTLTAIREGIQYAFSEPVIRTLLLFVGVTSVFGWSYSSMLPIIARNIYRADATVLGHFYSATGIGAVIAMVLVSAYSRQIRASWFILGGNILFVLSLVMFTFTVNLAIALLLLLFAGLGLISQMAMINTTIQRLADDRLRGRVMAIYALMVMGLAPLGHLEVGYFTEHYGPRFAIRFGAAVVFIFAVILFLSRNRIRTAHKRYRQIKNETA, encoded by the coding sequence TTGAATAAACAACATAGTTTAGAGAGTAAGCTCTGCATTCCATTTCCTGCCCTGAGGGTGCGTAATTACCAGCTCTACTTCAGCGGACAACTTATCTCTCTTTGCGGCACCTGGCTTCAAACAGTTGCACAGGGCTGGCTCGTGTTACAGCTTACCAGCTCTGCATTTCTCCTTGGCCTTGTAGCTGCGGCATCTATGCTTCCAAGCCTGTTGTTCTCTCTCCTGGGAGGCGTGATGGTGGACCGTTTCCCAAAAAGAAAGATCCTGCTTTTCACGCAGACAGCCTCGATGTGTTTTGCGCTTATCCTGGGTGTTCTTACATTACTCAATATCATTACTGTGACTGAGATTGTCATACTGGCGTTTCTCCTCGGCACTGTAAACGCTGTTGATGTCCCTGCCAGGCAATCCTTTGTCATTGAAATGGTAGGCAGGGATGCGCTTGCATCGGCTATTGCGCTCAACTCCGGAATTTTTAATGCTGCCCGTGTCATCGGCCCTGGTTTTGCAGGAATACTTATTGCCCTTGTCGGTACAGGCGGGACATTTATCATCAATGGCCTCAGCTACATCGCGGTCATTATCGCCTTGCTTTTCATCCGAATTGATAACGAGAGGGCTCAGGTGCCTGAGATAAGTACCCTGACAGCTATCAGGGAGGGAATACAGTATGCCTTTTCCGAGCCGGTAATCCGTACCCTCTTGTTATTCGTGGGCGTAACCTCAGTCTTTGGATGGTCCTATTCTTCGATGCTTCCCATAATAGCCCGGAATATCTATCGTGCAGATGCCACAGTCCTCGGCCACTTCTATTCCGCAACCGGTATCGGCGCCGTGATTGCCATGGTCCTTGTATCCGCCTATTCGAGACAAATCAGGGCATCATGGTTCATCCTCGGTGGTAACATTCTTTTTGTCCTGAGTCTGGTTATGTTCACGTTTACGGTTAATCTGGCAATTGCGCTTCTTCTTCTGTTATTTGCCGGTCTGGGGCTTATTTCACAGATGGCCATGATAAATACCACGATACAGCGACTGGCTGATGACAGGCTGCGTGGACGCGTGATGGCGATATATGCCCTTATGGTCATGGGGCTTGCCCCGCTCGGTCATCTTGAAGTCGGCTATTTCACTGAACACTACGGCCCCAGGTTTGCGATACGCTTTGGTGCAGCCGTAGTATTTATATTTGCTGTGATCCTTTTCCTGAGTCGAAACAGGATAAGAACTGCCCATAAGCGCTATCGCCAGATTAAAAATGAAACAGCGTAG
- a CDS encoding NAD-dependent epimerase/dehydratase family protein, translating to MRVLVTGGAGFIGSHIVDRLILEGHTVSVIDNLSTGKTENLNPAAEFYKLDIENPRIEKVFKKEKPEVICHLAAQMDVRRSVADPAFDAKTNILGMINLLEYAVRYGTRKVIFSSTGGAIYGEGGPYPTAEDHAARPVSPYGISKLTGEHYLYYYQVMHGLKYVSLRYANVYGPRQDPFGEAGVVAIFTKKMLRNDQPLINGNGMQTRDYVYVEDVVNAVMRAIENDICDIFNVGTGIETTVNELFRILVELTGSNVREMHGPAKKGEQMRSCLSFDKTRKTLDWEPSVPLRTGLANTVAFFRNRQ from the coding sequence ATGCGTGTTCTTGTTACAGGCGGTGCTGGGTTCATAGGATCTCATATAGTTGACAGGCTTATACTGGAAGGACATACGGTATCTGTTATAGATAACCTCTCAACAGGCAAAACCGAAAACCTCAATCCTGCAGCTGAATTCTATAAACTGGACATTGAAAATCCGAGGATTGAGAAGGTATTTAAGAAGGAAAAACCTGAGGTAATCTGTCATCTGGCCGCACAGATGGATGTCAGGAGATCAGTTGCCGATCCTGCATTCGATGCAAAGACAAACATACTAGGGATGATTAATCTCCTTGAATACGCCGTTCGTTATGGAACCAGAAAGGTCATCTTCTCGTCAACAGGCGGGGCTATATACGGTGAGGGAGGCCCCTACCCTACGGCAGAGGACCACGCGGCACGACCTGTCAGCCCCTACGGAATAAGTAAATTAACCGGCGAACATTATCTCTATTATTATCAGGTGATGCATGGTTTAAAGTATGTTTCACTGAGATATGCAAATGTCTATGGCCCGAGACAGGACCCTTTTGGGGAGGCCGGTGTAGTAGCCATATTTACAAAGAAGATGCTTAGAAATGACCAGCCGCTGATCAACGGAAATGGGATGCAGACACGCGATTATGTTTATGTAGAGGATGTTGTTAATGCAGTAATGCGGGCTATAGAGAATGACATATGCGATATCTTTAATGTCGGCACAGGCATAGAGACAACAGTAAATGAGCTTTTCAGGATCCTGGTTGAACTGACAGGGAGCAATGTGCGCGAGATGCACGGGCCTGCAAAGAAGGGGGAGCAGATGCGGAGTTGTCTGAGCTTTGACAAGACAAGAAAAACACTGGACTGGGAGCCATCAGTGCCACTCAGGACCGGTCTTGCAAATACTGTTGCGTTTTTCAGAAACCGGCAGTAG